In the genome of Ziziphus jujuba cultivar Dongzao chromosome 10, ASM3175591v1, the window caataataataataataataataataataataataatactatattgTATATCCTTAAATGATAGTACATATACCTGTATATATTTTTGCCACTTTTTCTCTGCAGCATTCATTGTATTAGTTtggttcattattattaattcattcacattataatatatgtatatatacatatatcattttttttattatatgtatttaatttttcatttatttatagttGGCCTTGTAGAGCTACGTTTTTCCACTTTTTGTATGACTAATAGTTGTTCCAAATTATCAGTCAATTatcttttcattaattaatttttaaaccttattgatattatacaatatatgttattaattccttaatgtgagtttcaagcaaataaattcatgtgtatacataaataaaataactcttGGGACTTGGGATtttgcattaattaaaaaattaaattccacaagTCTAACATAATATTTCCAACTATAAACATCCATAAAATCTCATATTAGCATAATAGTAAAACTACTAACTTTTATATGTTACCAACATAGTCAAGTTTTATGTTTAGACTTTCGTGACACTGTTGCAgaagaaagataaaaacaaaaataaacaatagaaaggaaaaaaaaaatacaatgggAGATAAgggcaaataaaaaatagagataagggaaaaaaaaaaaaaaaagagaacagcttatagaaaaatagaaaaacaatgaaaaagaaaaagtaaaaattgaaagattaaaaaaaaatctgatagaaatggaaaataggaaaaaataatggaataaaggaaaaatgaaaaattaggaaaaagaacaaaacagaaaagagagagagagagagagagcgagagagagagagagagagagaaagagaatatttgattaggaaaaaaacaaaatagcaaaataaataattgatataagatatatttgccaaaaaaaaaactgataaaagaagtaaggtgaaaaaataaaaaataaaaaattaataggtAAATAACGAaggaaagaaatataaaaaataataataataaaataattgatataacttataatggattaaaaaaaaaaaaggaggaatagCTATTTTTTACATtgttctattaaatttttttttttttttaaaaagaagaggaagataAAATAAGAGAATACGAAAATCTAATtggatatatttatcaaaacataATATTCTATCTCTCTCTTTACAACTTTCTCTTTCTAAGATATTCAAAAGCATTGAAGTAATACTTTTTCTCTACAATTTTCTCTCTATAAAATAGAGAAATgcagattaaagaaaaatgatgaagagaacaaattaaaataatatatattttattattttcaaaacaaatgaaaatattattttattatttttcaaattttgttttttttttcatttgttttctagatttgtttttaaaaactgATGACCAAACATATAatcttttgtttgaaaaataatttctgTTATACAGaacaaaaactattttaaaaacagATAACCAAATAGATCCTTACTGTTCAGGAATTTCCCGCTCTCTACAACTTTAAGAAATTGTTTCCCACACCAAGCCTTTTTGGTGAAGAAGAAAGCTATTCATAACGAATGCTTCCTCAAAATGATGTAGCTCAAGTTAACTACTGCACCAATGACACTAGAACACGTAGCCATTCCGTTAGTTGTTAAAATAAGGGTAACGTGACCATTTTGCCACTTTTACTTCTAGGTTAATGAAGTGCACCGTTTTGACCATTAGAAGCTTCAAACGAGGTTCTGCACTAGAACTTAGCAACACATCACAGTAGCACAGCAGCATTATAAGTAGGATTTGAGTATTAAAACTTTACATTTTGTTCCCATATTCCCATTGCAGCACAAACAACTTTAAAATGGGGGTGTTGGTGTGGAAATTAAACAGGAAGAAATCCATAAAGATATTGACAAATATGGTCCAATCGAAGAAACAGTTCTCCAAACTGAGCATGATCCACATTTTGCTAGCCATATCATTTTGTAAAATCAACTTAGCAATgtttttattagaaattttttctttctacctataataagaaaaatatttaactttcaaatgacaaaaattataataataaattaaaatattagagagaaatatatttcaaaagcTAATTTCACAAATACTATTGTTCAAAAAAATACTGTTGGCATATGTGTTTGGCCATTTAGTGAAGAAGATGATAAGGACAATGATGATGGAAGAGATGAAATGAGATCTCCTGAATGCCTCCCCATCAGTATCTCCAACATCACCACTCCAAAGATCTACACATCACATTTCTCATTCACTTCCATCTTGTAAGCAAGTTATTAGAGATTATCATTCACTGGATTAACAACACAATTTAAAGACATAGTTAATATACAAGTATAggaaaatgtaatatatatttacctGGAGCAACGTATCCAAATGTTCCAGCGAATGAAGTCCAATTGGATGAATACAAAGTCTGGCTGTTCCAAAATCAGAAACATAAGCTTGACCATGTTCTGCATTTAGCTGAAtattttgggttgatatatCTCCATGGATTATAGAGGGTGAACAATCATGGTGCATATAGAATACTGCATTGGCCACACCTTTTACAACTTTTACCTTTTTGCTCCAACCAAAAGCTTTTGCAAACTTGACCGATTTATAGGGGGCACACCTTTAATTTTGACAatctaataaataaaacatattaaatattttaaaagaaaagaaaaaaaaaatttgagaagggCAATGGACGCTACCTAGGTCCGTGCTTGCCTAGGCCAATATTTGTCAAACTAACAATATGTGGATGgataaattcttatttttttcttttgtttttgaatttttatttatttatttattgtttttgaatttttatttatttatttattcattttgggTTGGAGTGCCGGTCCCAAACGACTGCTGTCAGCCTACCAAGAGACATTTTCATTCAACTGGGGAAGGCGTCCTGTAAGACTTTCTTAATTGTTAATACCTATGCAAGCTAAATCCCTATGCAACCTAAAATATGTTTCTTAGGGTGCATTTGGTACACAAGACAGGTTCGGATAGGACAGGATCAAACAGGACAGGTCCGGATTGGACAGGATAATATAGTGCAGTCCTATGTTTGATATAGTTCTGGACTAAATGGTGGACTAGTTGTTCCATGTTTGGTGCAGGATTAGActggattggactattttataatttttttttaatgaaaatttataaaattcgatttataattataataaaaaataatatatttaattaatattgtaaattgatatatttgtatttacatataaaatttcaatttttattacatccataaaatatattaatttataattttaaaaataaattataatataattataacataatattttataaataataattaataaaaaattaagataattaatgaaattttgtaattgtgattttttatttacattggaattaaattgtaatttttttttatacccacaaattacttttaatatatggttttaaaaaccaattaaattgatattataatatattaaatcatatgtacaaataaaaaaacataacatcatatttaattaagaacttgttaatAACTACGATTTCACATACTTGTCTGCatacaaatgtatatatttgagttTACACCGATAACTAGTTATAtgcgaaataaataaaaacatccaTCGATAATAATCCAAACAAATAGCCGATTATACAACCATTACGCCACTCATTGTTCAAGTTGGCACGTGTATGTGCCGTGATATGTTATATTGGATTTGCCTCATTTAAATTCCTCATCATTTGTTCTACATACTCAGCATATGCTATTTCAGCTTCTTCGGTTGTATTATAggtttgatataaattatccttaaatctttggacttgttgatgacattcaagccaagaattatatatccctggttGTCTACCTTTAAATACAACATAAATTCTTCTCCTTGCCATTGAATATTCCtgcatattatattaatttataacataatataataatataattaaacaaaatgacAATGCATTAAATCAATCAAGTGCATATTAATAcactaaaacataacacatgcTTTGTAAAAGTGTCTTTAGATGCATAATTAGATACCAACATCCATTACCATACCACATATGTCCATAAACAACCATACAACATATGTCCATAAAGTTCAAATATAAGTGTTCCTAATTATCATCCCCTCATACATAGGCTTAAATATATGATCCACAATGATACTTAGTAATTGAAAAATTTCctagcaaattcaatcttgccCGCATCCGTCCTAATAATCTTAAGCACCTCGACATTCAATGGATCCaatctcattgccttagagatATCGAGATTGTCATCAGCAGAGAAGCCTAACCAgtcaagctccatagctaagtattgtggataCTTGGCTTCAGATTTATCTAACTTCGCagccaatttatcaaacaatttctctGCTACATTGCCAAACCCGCTCACAATATCATCATCCTTCAATCCAGATTTTCTCTTACCTCTTGATTTAGGCCGGGTGGATGGTTCACTATGTATTTCATTCATAGACATAGGAGAACACACATCATTAAATTGTTCATTTCCACTATCCAAATTCAAATCATTGACCATATCAATcggagtttgtgctccatgtcctgTTGCCCGATCCTTTCCAAAAATTGTAGCAAGCCTCTCATACATCGGAAACgatttacctctccatgcttttgcacttggattactctaaaataaacataaaaacaaacttttaattgtagacaatagaaaaacatacttcaagttaaaaaaattcaatgaaaaaagATGTCCAATGtttcaaaacctgcacatatgctttccAAACTTCGTCACTATCAACttccacacatttaagagagTCATTCCATCCAAACCCACTTTTGTTTAGCATATCGTATATTATACCgtattgcttcttccacttttttaattttgactcaATGTGTGGATTTGCTCGCAACCCCGAATTAGGACATATCTCAGCTAATCGCCTCTCAATCATAGCACTTTTGCCAGGCTTGAGTGATCTTGTATCACACCGCTGCCCACTAGCTACAACCTCATCTAAAATAAACAGCAAAGCATCTTCCTCCCTTTTACTCCATATTCGTCTAGATTCGACCCCTCGGATATCATGACTGCTACCTCCAACCTCCATTTCTAtcaaaaattcacatttttatgATTTCAACAATACAATAATAGCAAGCAAATAACAGCAAGCAAATAAGCAACAATCATTCACGGTTGACAACAAtggcacaaaatatatattggttttcaTACAAATGATCCAAGATGTTTaacaaacaatataaaatacaacAGTTAGAGAAGCATTAAAGACAACAATCAACCACTAATGACCACGACGACCTCTCCACTCATcaaacatttgcttagctaaATCATCTCTCCAGTGGGTCCATTGGTCCGATGAAGAAATCGATCCTATAAAGTCATCCTCCATACTAACGTCAACATCATCACTCCTATCAAACTTAACTTCCCCAGGATCAATtatcatttctcttctaataagATTATGTATAAGGCAACATGTGGTAATTATCTTGATTTGTGTTGCAATAGGATAGaaagatggacttcttaaaattgcccaCCACTTTTTAAGAACCCCAAAACATCTTTCAATGACATTCCTAGCAAatgcatgcttcatgttgaaatactcttcatgatttatgggtgcacaaccatctctccactcagaaaggtgatatcttgttcctctatatggtgcaagaagcccttcaccattagtgtaaccagcatccactaagtaataacaacctaaaaaaagaaaaaaacatatctcCTATTAGTGTATGCAATGTTGACTACTACAATGTAAAACTTGAGAATTAGTCTTACCGATTTGTAAACccatttggcctacttaatgcatctcgGAGTACTCTTGAATTTGAAGCAGAACCATCCCAaccaggtaatacaaatataaattccatatttggattacatacacctaaaacatttgtgGCTATCTCACCCTTTCTTGTTCGATATCTTGGTTTATCGTTTTCTGGGACATTCACCTTAATATATGTTCCATCTAaagctcccaaacaattctacgTCATTAACAAAGTTATTAATATCAGATAatgttacaaataattaaactataatataaataaccaAACAATTCCACAAACGTACCGTAAATactttccatctatcatccaaATAATTATCTGATACAGGTTCTGGTTGTCTCAATAAAGTCTTATGTAAGCGCAGTACTCCATGCAACAcagaattgaaatatctactaatCGTCTCTCCCGATCTAAAAAATCTAGTGATAATTGTACGATTCTttgtatgatgagcaattatATGTAGAAATATACACACTTGCACTTCCAATGTAACAATGCCATCACTTTTAACATAGCCATCCTTGCGTAATAACTGACACAAAGTATCAAATAttctcctatccatcctaaGCTAACTAATACAATTAACATCATTGTCTAACAGACTATTTAGAAATGACATACGCAATTATGCATTTCTAGGTAGTTGATTCCTATAACCTCTAGCATGTCGCCTTATATATGCCCAGTACATATACATAAACAAAAGCAACATAAATGCCATACAAAAAGACTCTAATTGTGAATCATTTGGAAGCAAAAAGAATGCAGCGACTTTTCTTTGATCCATATGTActacccaataa includes:
- the LOC132799758 gene encoding uncharacterized protein LOC132799758; its protein translation is MEVGGSSHDIRGVESRRIWSKREEDALLFILDEVVASGQRCDTRSLKPGKSAMIERRLAEICPNSGLRANPHIESKLKKWKKQYGIIYDMLNKSGFGWNDSLKCVEVDSDEVWKAYVQSNPSAKAWRGKSFPMYERLATIFGKDRATGHGAQTPIDMVNDLNLDSGNEQFNDVCSPMSMNEIHSEPSTRPKSRGKRKSGLKDDDIVSGFGNVAEKLFDKLAAKLDKSEAKYPQYLAMELDWLGFSADDNLDISKAMRLDPLNVEVLKIIRTDAGKIEFARKFFNY